Sequence from the Fodinibius salicampi genome:
GCCGTTAATTTCCTTACCTTTAGCTTTTTAATTCATCAGATTTTCCTTTGGCCTAATTTCAGTAGCCATGCCCAGCAAATTACTAAATATACTTTTTGTCGGAGATATCGTTGGCGATCCCGGATTAAGTCTTTTAGAAACTATTTTACCCAGCCTCATCGATAAACATGAAGCGGACTTCGTTATTGCGAATGGGGAAAATTCCCATGAGGGCAAGGGTATCAATCGTTCAATCATTCAGCGACTCTATGACTTAGGCGTTGACGTAATTACAGGAGGCAACCACTCCTTCGCCAAATGGAAGGTCTTTGACTACATGAAAGAAGATGCCAATATTCTACGTCCGATGAATTATCCAAAAGGTAATCCTGGCTATGGATTTGGTGTTTATGACCTATCTGATAGCGACCAAAAAATTGGAGTCCTTAATCTACAGGGACGTACCTTTATGAATGCCATCGACGATCCTTTTTCAACTGCCGACTGGGTTATTGAACGAATGAAGGAGGAAACAGATATAATATTTGTAGATTTCCATGCTGAAGCCACCGCAGAAAAAATGGCGTTGGCCTGGCATCTGGATGGAGAGATTTCTATGTTCGTAGGAACCCATACGC
This genomic interval carries:
- a CDS encoding TIGR00282 family metallophosphoesterase is translated as MPSKLLNILFVGDIVGDPGLSLLETILPSLIDKHEADFVIANGENSHEGKGINRSIIQRLYDLGVDVITGGNHSFAKWKVFDYMKEDANILRPMNYPKGNPGYGFGVYDLSDSDQKIGVLNLQGRTFMNAIDDPFSTADWVIERMKEETDIIFVDFHAEATAEKMALAWHLDGEISMFVGTHTHIPTNDARLLPNGTGYISDAGMTGSFDSVLGMDKNTSMKRFKLGTPHRYRLANGNNHLCAVLGKVDIETGKCKHIEPIIYPSFQSNSLEE